In Arachis hypogaea cultivar Tifrunner chromosome 17, arahy.Tifrunner.gnm2.J5K5, whole genome shotgun sequence, a single window of DNA contains:
- the LOC140180583 gene encoding uncharacterized protein, whose protein sequence is MSIPDLHPEVELHAIKSGLRPEKFQETIAVAKPKTMAEFHEKAKGGGATSSARKRSYRAMLSINADQTQKQTLPQSPQIIFQTTDHDNSVANFDDPVDNTIATIHCDAREARECYNNSLKRPNRNTKAHVHNIESMNDLPILADIDPRAGTLERPTPTEDLFMDAYSGYNQIQMHPSDQNKTAFISENGNYCYKVMPFGLKNAGTTYQRLMDKVFAKQIDRNIEVYVNDMIAKTKIGNNHLDDLAEIFRELREYNMRLNPKKCAFGVQSGKFLGFMLTSRGIENAELRYPSIDKLALALVFSARRLRPYFQSHEIHVWTDHPLRQILQKPELAGRLVKWSVELSEFDIKYEGRASIKSQFLANFIAEFSVPSTTEDYIEWSLYVDGSSNPQECGAEQKPSLHLLRRMKGSVIHSSEREVCLPKFSKLDYIGRQYDRIVKQKLKAELKIKQHFSSVEHPQTNGLAEAANKVILPALRKKLDDAKGLWAELIPEIIWGYNITIHSTTKETPFRLVYSSDAMIPVEISQSSLRTELADQTTKDIAQQSKLDLIEELRSSTAVKHLAMQQHIARRYNQRLHPRSFQLNDLVLRKTEQARKPSAHGKLAANWEGPYRVTQVIGNGAYRLQTLEGKDLPNTWNVSSLKLYYS, encoded by the exons ATGAGTATACCCGACCTCCACCCCGAGGTGGAACTACACGCCATAAAAAGTGGACTGAGACCAGAAAAATTCCAGGAAACTATTGCTGTAGCCAAACCTAAGACCATGGCCGAGTTCCATGAAAAGGCTAAAG GTGGAGGAGCCACAAGCTCAGCAAGAAAGAGATCTTACCGAGCTATGCTTTCCATCAACGCCGATCAAACTCAAAAGCAGACACTACCACAATCTCCACAGATAATATTCCAGACAACCGATCATGACAACAGTGTAGCGAATTTTGATGATCCGGTC GATAACACAATTGCAACCATTCATTGTGATGCCCGAGAAGCCAGGGAATGTTACAATAATAGTCTCAAAAGACCTAACCGAAACACAAAAGCCCATGTTCACAACATCGAAAGCATGAACGACCTGCCAATCCTGGCCGACATTGATCCCAGAGCGGGAACACTTGAAAGACCAACCCCAACAGAAGACCT atttatggatgcatattctggttataaccagatccaAATGCATCCATCCGATCAAAATAAGACAGCCTTTATTTCTGAAAATGgaaactattgttataaagtcATGCCATTTGGCCTTAAGAATGCAGGTACGACATATCAACGTCTAATGGACAAAGTCTTCGCCAAACAAATCGACAGGAATATTGAGGTCTACGTCAACGATATGATCGCCAAGACAAAGATCGGCAATAATCACCTTGATGACCTCGCAGAAATCTTCAGAGAGCTAAGAGAATACAACATGCGGTTAAATCCGAAAAAGTGTGCATTTGGGGTACAGAGCGGTaaattcctcggcttcatgcTCACTAGCCGAGGTATTGAG AATGCCGAGCTTCGATATCCGAGCATTGATAAATTGGCCCTAGCCCTTGTCTTCTCAGCTAGAAGACTCCGACCATATTTTCAAAGCCACGAAATCCATGTTTGGACAGATCATCCTTTGCGGCAAATCCTTCAGAAACCTGAGCTGGCTGGCCGACTAGTAAAATGGTCGGTGGAGCTATCAGAATTTGATATCAAGTACGAAGGCCGAGCATCCATCAAATCCCAGTTCTTGGCCAACTTTATCGCCGAATTCTCGGTACCAAGTACAACTGAAGACTACATCGAATGGTCTTTATACGTCGATGGGTCCTCGAACCCACAAGAGTGTGGAGCAG AACAGAAGCCGAGCTTGCACTTGCTGAGGCGCATGAAGGGATCTGTTATACACTCCTCGGAGCGCGAAGTCTGTCTTCCAAAATTCTCAAAGCTGGATTATATTGGCCGACAATACGACAGGATTGTCAAGCAAAAGTTAAAAGCT gaactaaaaatcaaacaacatTTCTCCTCAGTTGAGCACCCACAAACAAACGGCttagcagaggctgcaaataaagtaaTACTGCCTGCTCTAAGAAAGAAACTGGATGATGCAAAAGGCCTCTGGGCTGAGCTTATCCCGGAGATCATATGGGGATACAACATAACAATTCACTCAACCACAAAGGAAACACCCTTCCGGTTAGTCTACAGTTCAGACGCAATGATACCAGTGGAGATCTCCCAATCCTCACTGCGCACTGAATTGGCCGACCAAACTACAAAAGACATAGCTCAGCAATCCAAACTTGACCTCATAGAAGAACTCAGATCATCCACAGCAGTCAAACATTTGGCCATGCAACAGCACATAGCCCGAAGATATAACCAAAGGCTTCACCCAAGGTCTTTCCAACTCAACGACCTTGTCCTCAGAAAAACAGAACAAGCTAGAAAACCATCAGCACATGGCAAACTAGCAGCTAATTGGGAGGGCCCTTACCGAGTAACACAAGTCATCGGCAATGGAGCTTACCGACTACAAACCTTAGAGGGTAAAGATCTCCCTAACACTTGGAATGTATCTTCCTTAAAGTTATATTACAGTTAA